A DNA window from Streptomyces asoensis contains the following coding sequences:
- a CDS encoding zinc-binding dehydrogenase, translating into MFAAYAARIDRDQPLTGLELGERPAPEARPGWSTVRVRAASLNHHDLWSLRGVGLPEGRLPMILGCDAAGIDEDGNEVVLHSVIGQSGHGVGPDEPRSILTERYQGTFAEQVAVPTWNILPKPRELSFEEAACLPTAWLTAYRMLFTNAGVRPGDSVLVQGAGGGVATAAIVLGKAAGLRVFATSRDEAKRKRALELGAVEAVEPGARLPQRVDAVIETVGAATWSHSVKSLRPGGTLVISGATSGDRPSHAELTRIFFLELKVVGSTMGTKDELEDLLSFCAATGVRPVIDEVLPLDRAREGFERLASGDQFGKIVLTGG; encoded by the coding sequence ATGTTCGCCGCCTATGCCGCCCGAATCGACCGCGACCAGCCGCTCACCGGCCTGGAGTTGGGGGAGCGTCCGGCCCCCGAGGCCCGGCCCGGCTGGAGCACCGTCCGTGTAAGGGCCGCCTCCCTCAACCATCACGACCTCTGGTCGCTCCGGGGCGTCGGTCTCCCGGAGGGCCGGCTGCCGATGATCCTCGGCTGTGACGCCGCCGGGATCGACGAGGACGGCAACGAGGTCGTCCTGCACTCCGTCATCGGCCAGAGCGGCCACGGGGTCGGACCGGACGAGCCCCGTTCCATCCTCACCGAGCGCTACCAGGGCACCTTCGCCGAGCAGGTCGCCGTGCCGACGTGGAACATCCTGCCGAAGCCCAGGGAACTCTCCTTCGAGGAGGCCGCCTGTCTGCCCACGGCCTGGCTGACGGCCTACCGCATGCTCTTCACCAACGCCGGGGTGCGGCCCGGTGACTCCGTGCTCGTCCAGGGCGCCGGGGGCGGTGTCGCCACGGCGGCGATCGTGCTGGGCAAGGCCGCCGGGCTGCGGGTCTTCGCCACCAGCAGGGACGAGGCCAAGCGCAAGCGGGCCCTGGAGCTCGGCGCCGTGGAGGCCGTGGAGCCCGGTGCGCGGCTGCCGCAGCGGGTGGACGCCGTCATCGAGACCGTGGGCGCGGCCACCTGGTCGCACTCGGTGAAGTCCCTGCGGCCCGGCGGCACGCTCGTCATCTCCGGCGCCACCAGCGGTGACCGTCCCTCGCACGCGGAGCTGACCCGGATCTTCTTCCTGGAGCTGAAGGTCGTCGGCTCCACGATGGGCACCAAGGACGAGCTGGAGGACCTGCTGTCCTTCTGTGCCGCCACCGGCGTCCGCCCCGTCATCGACGAGGTGCTGCCGCTCGACCGGGCCCGGGAGGGCTTCGAACGGCTCGCCTCCGGCGACCAGTTCGGCAAGATCGTGCTGACCGGCGGCTGA
- a CDS encoding NADP-dependent malic enzyme, with protein sequence MAAEIVNPRSENADQTGREGGAEPLDSFDPVFALHRGGKMAVQATVPVRDKDDLSLAYTPGVARVCTAIAEQPDLVNDYTWKSSVVAVVTDGTAVLGLGDIGPEASLPVMEGKAILFKQFGGVDAVPIALACTDVDEIIETVVRLAPSFGGVNLEDISAPRCFEIERRLQDALDIPVFHDDQHGTAIVTLAALRNAARLSGRGIGELRAVISGAGAAGVAIAKMLVEAGIGDVAVTDRKGIVSAGREDLTDVKRELAGFTNKAGLTGSLEDALAGADVFIGVSGGTVPEEAVASMAKGAFVFAMANPTPEVHPEVAHKYAAVVATGRSDFPNQINNVLAFPGIFAGALQVRASRITEGMKIAAAEALAGVVGEDLAADYVIPSPFDERVAPAVTAAVAAAARAEGVARR encoded by the coding sequence GTGGCAGCGGAGATCGTCAATCCTCGCAGCGAGAACGCCGACCAGACGGGCCGGGAGGGCGGTGCGGAGCCCCTCGACTCCTTCGACCCGGTGTTCGCGCTGCACCGCGGCGGAAAGATGGCCGTGCAGGCCACCGTCCCGGTTCGCGACAAGGACGACCTGTCCCTCGCTTACACCCCCGGCGTCGCGCGCGTGTGCACCGCGATCGCGGAACAGCCGGACCTGGTGAACGACTACACCTGGAAGTCGTCCGTCGTCGCCGTCGTCACCGACGGCACGGCCGTCCTCGGGCTCGGCGACATCGGCCCCGAGGCCTCCCTTCCGGTCATGGAAGGCAAGGCGATCCTGTTCAAGCAGTTCGGCGGGGTGGACGCGGTTCCGATCGCGCTCGCCTGCACGGACGTGGACGAGATCATCGAGACCGTGGTGCGCCTCGCGCCCTCGTTCGGCGGAGTGAACCTGGAGGACATCTCGGCGCCCCGGTGCTTCGAGATCGAGCGCCGGCTCCAGGACGCGCTCGACATCCCGGTCTTCCACGACGACCAGCACGGCACCGCGATCGTGACGCTGGCCGCGCTGCGCAACGCCGCGCGGCTCAGCGGGCGCGGCATCGGTGAGCTGCGGGCCGTCATCTCGGGCGCCGGCGCGGCCGGTGTCGCCATCGCCAAGATGCTGGTCGAGGCCGGCATCGGGGACGTCGCGGTCACCGACCGCAAGGGCATCGTCTCGGCGGGCCGCGAGGACCTGACCGACGTCAAGCGCGAGCTGGCCGGGTTCACCAACAAGGCCGGGCTGACCGGGTCGCTGGAGGACGCGCTGGCCGGTGCCGATGTCTTCATCGGCGTCTCCGGCGGGACCGTTCCCGAGGAGGCCGTGGCCTCCATGGCGAAGGGCGCGTTCGTCTTCGCGATGGCCAACCCGACGCCGGAGGTGCACCCGGAGGTCGCCCACAAGTACGCGGCCGTCGTCGCCACCGGGCGTTCCGACTTCCCGAACCAGATCAACAACGTGCTGGCGTTTCCCGGGATCTTCGCGGGCGCGCTCCAGGTGCGGGCCTCCCGGATCACCGAGGGCATGAAGATCGCGGCGGCTGAGGCGCTCGCCGGGGTCGTCGGCGAGGATCTCGCCGCGGACTACGTGATCCCGTCGCCGTTCGACGAGAGGGTCGCCCCCGCGGTCACCGCGGCCGTCGCCGCGGCGGCCCGGGCCGAGGGCGTCGCCCGCCGCTGA
- a CDS encoding ABC transporter substrate-binding protein, whose protein sequence is MTASSTRRTTAARTRLAAVGSLAVAGALLLSACGDQTDSGGSSSESSSGADKAPLFSKLPADIQKAGVIKVGTNAEYAPMESVEGGKIVGVDPDIAAALGKELGVDFQFTSGGFDTLITAVNTGRYDIAMSSITDNKQRQEGLDDSGKKLGTGVDFVDYFTAGTAIYVQKGNPKGIKTIDDLCGQTVAVQRGTTYEEALQAQSKTCTGSGKKALKIESFENDTEAQTRVKSGGAVAGVNDYPVAVDMARKAGGGNTFEVLDKQYEAAPFGIVVNKKNTQLRDALKEAVDAIIKDGSYQKVLEKWGAESGAIKASAINGGK, encoded by the coding sequence ATGACCGCAAGCTCCACCCGACGCACGACCGCCGCGCGCACCCGCCTGGCAGCGGTCGGATCTCTCGCGGTCGCGGGCGCCTTGCTGCTCTCCGCCTGCGGCGACCAGACCGACAGCGGCGGCAGCTCCTCCGAGTCGTCGAGCGGCGCCGACAAGGCCCCTCTCTTCTCGAAGCTCCCGGCCGACATCCAGAAGGCGGGTGTCATCAAGGTCGGCACCAACGCCGAGTACGCGCCGATGGAGTCCGTCGAGGGCGGCAAGATCGTGGGCGTCGACCCCGACATCGCCGCCGCGCTCGGCAAGGAACTCGGCGTCGACTTCCAGTTCACCTCCGGCGGCTTCGACACCCTGATCACGGCGGTCAACACCGGCCGCTACGACATCGCGATGTCGTCGATCACGGACAACAAGCAGCGCCAGGAGGGCCTGGACGACAGCGGCAAGAAGCTCGGCACGGGCGTCGACTTCGTCGACTACTTCACCGCCGGCACCGCCATCTACGTCCAGAAGGGCAACCCCAAGGGCATCAAGACCATCGACGACCTGTGCGGTCAGACGGTCGCCGTGCAGCGGGGCACCACCTACGAAGAGGCCCTCCAGGCGCAGTCCAAGACCTGCACCGGCAGCGGCAAGAAGGCCCTCAAGATCGAGTCCTTCGAGAACGACACCGAGGCCCAGACCCGCGTGAAGTCGGGCGGCGCCGTGGCCGGCGTCAACGACTACCCGGTGGCCGTGGACATGGCCCGCAAGGCCGGCGGCGGCAACACCTTCGAGGTTCTCGACAAGCAGTACGAGGCCGCTCCGTTCGGCATCGTCGTGAACAAGAAGAACACGCAGCTGCGCGACGCCCTCAAGGAGGCCGTCGACGCGATCATCAAGGACGGCTCGTACCAGAAGGTGCTGGAGAAGTGGGGCGCCGAGAGCGGGGCGATCAAGGCCTCCGCCATCAACGGCGGCAAGTGA
- a CDS encoding amino acid ABC transporter permease, whose protein sequence is MTDKLDKSSAGGAPPEDTPPVAKGPAFSGPPETIKAIPVRHYGRWVSAVIVVALMVLLVNAFANGDIQWSTVGDQLFNSTVIAGAGRTLLISVLSMVLGVVLGVLLAVMRLSKNPVTSTVAWLYIWFFRGTPVYVQLLMWFNLALIFPVLNLGPIYKDEMTDVMTPFMCALLGLGLNEAAYMAEICRAGLLAVDEGQTEASHALGMSHAKTLRRIVIPQAMRVIVPPTGNEFINMLKTSSLVYVVTYNELLRSTSVIGSSSFAVMELLFVASIWYLVMTSVFSVFQYYLERYYARGSSRSLPPTVFQKIRANLLSIGRERSAS, encoded by the coding sequence ATGACTGACAAGCTCGACAAGTCCTCCGCGGGCGGCGCACCACCCGAGGACACCCCGCCGGTCGCCAAGGGCCCGGCGTTCTCCGGTCCGCCGGAGACCATCAAGGCGATCCCGGTGCGCCACTACGGCCGCTGGGTCAGCGCGGTGATCGTCGTCGCGCTGATGGTGCTGCTGGTCAACGCCTTCGCCAACGGCGACATCCAGTGGAGCACGGTCGGCGACCAGCTGTTCAACTCGACCGTCATCGCGGGCGCCGGACGCACCCTGCTGATCAGCGTGCTGTCCATGGTGCTGGGCGTGGTGCTCGGTGTTCTGCTGGCCGTCATGCGGCTGTCGAAGAACCCGGTGACCAGCACGGTCGCCTGGCTGTACATCTGGTTCTTCCGCGGCACCCCGGTGTACGTGCAGCTGCTGATGTGGTTCAACCTGGCGCTGATCTTCCCCGTCCTGAACCTCGGTCCGATCTACAAGGACGAGATGACGGACGTCATGACGCCGTTCATGTGCGCCCTGCTGGGACTCGGCCTGAACGAGGCCGCGTACATGGCCGAGATCTGCCGGGCCGGCCTGCTGGCCGTGGACGAGGGGCAGACGGAGGCGTCGCACGCGCTGGGCATGAGCCACGCCAAGACGCTGCGCCGGATCGTCATCCCGCAGGCGATGCGGGTGATCGTGCCGCCGACCGGCAACGAGTTCATCAACATGCTGAAGACCTCGTCGCTGGTGTACGTGGTGACGTACAACGAACTGCTCCGCTCGACCTCGGTGATCGGCTCCTCGTCGTTCGCCGTGATGGAGCTGCTGTTCGTCGCCTCCATCTGGTACCTGGTCATGACCAGCGTCTTCAGCGTCTTCCAGTACTACCTGGAGCGCTACTACGCCCGCGGTTCGAGCCGCAGCCTGCCGCCCACGGTCTTCCAGAAGATCCGGGCGAACCTGCTCTCGATCGGCCGCGAAAGGAGTGCGTCATGA
- a CDS encoding amino acid ABC transporter ATP-binding protein, with the protein MTAMVKAEGVHKSFGAVEVLKGIDLEVKNGEVFCLIGPSGSGKSTFLRCINHLEKINAGRLYVDGDLVGYRQKGDKLYELKDSEVALKRRDIGMVFQRFNLFPHMTALENVTEAPIQVKGVSKSQARERAAQLLERVGLADKAGNYPSQLSGGQQQRVAIARALAMDPKLMLFDEPTSALDPELVGDVLDVMRDLAESGMTMVVVTHEMGFAREVGDSLVFMDGGVVVESGNPRDVLTDPQHERTKAFLSKVL; encoded by the coding sequence ATGACCGCGATGGTCAAGGCCGAGGGTGTGCACAAGTCCTTCGGCGCGGTCGAGGTCCTCAAGGGCATCGACCTGGAGGTCAAGAACGGCGAGGTGTTCTGCCTCATCGGCCCCTCCGGTTCCGGCAAGAGCACGTTCCTCAGGTGCATCAACCACCTGGAGAAGATCAACGCCGGACGGCTGTACGTCGACGGGGACCTGGTCGGCTACCGCCAGAAGGGCGACAAGCTCTACGAGCTGAAGGACAGCGAGGTCGCGCTGAAGCGCCGGGACATCGGCATGGTGTTCCAGCGGTTCAACCTGTTCCCGCACATGACGGCGCTGGAGAACGTCACCGAGGCTCCGATCCAGGTCAAGGGCGTGAGCAAGTCCCAGGCCAGGGAGCGCGCGGCCCAGCTCCTGGAGCGCGTGGGCCTCGCCGACAAGGCGGGGAACTACCCCTCGCAGCTCTCCGGCGGTCAGCAGCAGCGGGTGGCGATCGCCCGGGCCCTGGCCATGGACCCGAAGCTGATGCTGTTCGACGAGCCGACCTCGGCACTCGACCCGGAGCTGGTCGGCGACGTCCTCGACGTCATGCGCGACCTGGCCGAGTCCGGCATGACGATGGTCGTCGTCACCCACGAGATGGGCTTCGCCCGCGAGGTCGGCGACAGCCTGGTCTTCATGGACGGCGGTGTGGTGGTCGAGTCCGGCAACCCGCGTGACGTCCTGACCGACCCGCAGCACGAGCGGACGAAGGCGTTCCTGTCCAAGGTGCTGTGA
- a CDS encoding CGNR zinc finger domain-containing protein, whose translation MELAYYSDYAVRLVNSEEPVRGKDALTSVEAVRALFGGNRSAARRATEADVTRFRAVRARLRAVFEAADGGDETLAVDLLNSLLLEFPVSPQISGHDVRDDDGRPLWHMHLADHPSNATAGYAAIAAMGLAFHLTEYGVDRLGLCEAGPCRNAYLDTSTNRSRRYCSDRCATRANVAAYRARKRLEADRTAVTGLTADSAQRATASGER comes from the coding sequence GTGGAACTGGCCTATTACTCGGATTATGCCGTGCGCCTCGTCAACAGCGAGGAACCGGTCCGGGGCAAGGACGCGCTGACCTCGGTCGAGGCGGTCCGCGCCCTCTTCGGCGGCAACCGGTCGGCGGCCCGCCGCGCCACCGAGGCGGACGTCACCCGGTTCCGTGCGGTCCGGGCCCGGCTGCGCGCGGTGTTCGAGGCGGCCGACGGCGGTGACGAGACCCTCGCCGTGGACCTGCTGAACTCGCTGCTGCTGGAGTTCCCGGTGAGCCCGCAGATCTCCGGCCACGACGTCCGCGACGACGACGGCCGCCCGCTGTGGCACATGCACCTGGCCGACCACCCGTCGAACGCGACGGCCGGCTACGCGGCCATCGCGGCCATGGGCCTGGCGTTCCACCTCACCGAGTACGGCGTCGACCGCCTGGGGCTGTGCGAGGCGGGCCCCTGCCGCAACGCCTACCTCGACACGTCGACCAACCGCTCCCGGCGCTACTGCTCCGACCGCTGCGCCACCCGCGCGAACGTGGCCGCCTACCGGGCCCGCAAGCGCCTGGAGGCCGACCGCACGGCCGTCACCGGTCTGACCGCGGACAGCGCCCAGCGCGCCACGGCCAGCGGCGAGCGCTGA
- the sodX gene encoding nickel-type superoxide dismutase maturation protease, whose product MPELSHETERARSAALFGPAEVNGPSMVPTLYHGDRLVVQYGARVRPGDVVVLRHPFQQDLLVVKRATERREGGWWVRGDNTYAGGDSTDYGTVPDELVLGKVRLRYRPRKPDQRSPLAVARWALSAVRPVTAVRSASRRLRAR is encoded by the coding sequence ATGCCGGAGCTGTCGCACGAGACCGAGCGCGCGAGATCGGCCGCGCTCTTCGGACCGGCCGAGGTGAACGGCCCGTCCATGGTGCCCACGCTCTACCACGGGGACCGGCTGGTGGTGCAGTACGGTGCCCGGGTCCGGCCCGGAGACGTCGTCGTGCTGCGGCACCCCTTCCAGCAGGACCTGCTCGTGGTCAAGCGGGCCACGGAGCGCCGCGAGGGCGGATGGTGGGTCCGCGGGGACAACACCTACGCCGGCGGCGACAGCACCGACTACGGGACCGTGCCCGACGAGCTGGTCCTCGGCAAGGTGCGGCTGCGCTACCGCCCGCGCAAGCCGGATCAGCGCTCGCCGCTGGCCGTGGCGCGCTGGGCGCTGTCCGCGGTCAGACCGGTGACGGCCGTGCGGTCGGCCTCCAGGCGCTTGCGGGCCCGGTAG